The Gemmatimonadota bacterium DNA segment CCCCGCGGCACCCCGTTCCGCACCCCGGAATGCCTGCCCGTCCAAGGGGCTGCAACGCCAGGACGATTCGCCCCGCGGCGCCCCCGTCCCGGGCCCGCGTATCCCTGGCACGAGACCGCCGATCGCCCGCTGATATCGCTTTACGGGCTGCGTCGCCAAAGGTATATTACCAGACCCCCGTGGAGGACGCAGAATGACCTTTCTGAACGCGTTGATGCTGTTTGGGCTCGTTGCGGTCGCCGTACCGATCATCCTGCACCTGTTTCACCGCCAGCGAGTCTCCACCGTCGATTTCAGCTCCGTCATTTTTATCAGGGATCACCATATGCAACGGTCCCGGGCCCTGAGGCTCCGGGAACTCCTGTTGCTTCTGTTGCGGACGCTCATCATCCTGCTCCTGGTGCTGGCTTTCGCAAGGCCGGTCATCGAAGGCCTGGCGGGTGCCTTGCTGGGCAGCAGCGTCGAGCAGCGGTCGGTCTTCGCCATCGTTCTGGACAATTCGTACAGCATGGGCGCCGGACGCTACGGGGATACGCCGTTCAATGCCGCCAGGGCCGAGGCTGAACGCATCGTGGACGCGATGCAGCAGGGCGACGAAGGCCTGATCATACTGACGGCCGCGCCGCCCGAGGCCGTCCCGCCCGTTCCCACGGACCGGACCGCGGCGCTTGCGGCGCGCCTGGCGGAAGCGGAAGTATCCGAAAGTTCGGGGGACATCGCCGGCGCCGTACGTCTCGCACGCCGGAAACTGTCCGGCATCGTATCGGCGCATAAGAGCATTTACCTCCTATCGGATTTGCAGCGAAGCGACTGGGGGCAACTGGCTGAATCGGTTACAGAATCCGCATCGGAGGCGACTTCTGAATCGCGAGCGCCGATCTACCTCTACCCCTTCGAGACGGGGGCCGTGGACAACGCCAGCATCGACGAGGTCTCCGTCAGCGAGGGCCTGCTGATCCGCAATCAACCGGAACGGTTTGTCGCGACCATCACCTACCGAAACGGTCTTTCGGAGGGCATAAATCGGACCCGGGAAGTCCGGCTCGTCATGAACGGCCTGAACCGGGACAGCCGCCAGGTAACGGCCGAAGCGGGCGCAGCAGGTTCCGTGCAGTTCAACGTCGTCATCGACACGCCGGGCAGGTATTCCGGTTACGTGGAACTGGACGAGGATGATGTCACGGCCGACAACCGGCGATATTTCACCCTCGTGGTGCCGGACGCTTTTGGCGTTACCGCTGTCGGACAGAGTGAATCCAGTTATTTCATCGAGCAGGTACTGAAGCCGTCTGGCGGATTGGTCACGCCCGTGGACGTGCAGACTGCATCCGGCGATGTGTTGAACAGCGATCTTCACGATAGGGGTGTGCTGATCGTGGACGGCGGCGTGGAACTGACGGCGGCGCGGCTTTCCAGCCTGGAGCGTTACGTGTCCTCCGGGGGCGGCGTACTGGTCTTTCTCGGTAAGGGACTGGATCCGTCCGCTTATGTGAACGATTTCTTCACCGGCGTCTTCGACTGCTCGATCACGGAACGAAGGGGAACACCCGGCAGCAAATCCTCCTTTCAGCGGATGGACCAGGTCGATTTCGAGCACCCCGTGTTTCGGTTCGACGGCCGATACGCCGAATCCCTGTCGACCGGCGAGGCCAGGTTCTACGCGTCCTATGCCGTCGATGCGGGCCTCGGAGCACGGGTCATCGCGCGGTTCATGGACGGAACGCCGGCGGTCCTCGAGGGACGGTCCGGCAACGGCCGCGCACTGTTGGTCACTTCCGACTTGAACACTGGTTGGAGCGACCTAGCGTTGCGCAGCGCGTTTGTACCGTTCATGCATCGAAGCGTACGATACCTGCATCCGTCGGTGACGGTTGCCGAAGGGGGTCACCTGGCAGGAGAACCCATCGTACGGCCCGTGACTGATTTACCGGCAGACACCGGCCTCTACCTCGAGTACCCCTCGGGACATACCGAGTCGGTCAATGCCCGGGCAGGACGCCACGGGATAACGGTGGAAGTACCGGACACGAAACAGCCTGGCGTGTATGCGTTGTGGGACGGTGACACCGTCGTACAGGCCTTCGCGGTAAACCCGGACACTCGGGAATCGGACCTGGCCCGGTTTACGCCGGAAGAGGCGGCCGGGTTGTTCGGCGACGAAGAGGATGTCGTGATCATGAATCCGGCGGACACCCCGGACGTCCCCCGCGACGGGACTTTCGGCGCCGCGGGCGGATATGAGATCTGGAAGTCATTGATTGTCTTCGCTATGGCGCTCATATTGGCGGAATACTGGCTGTCGGCATCGCGATCCGGGCGGACCGGGCGGACCGGGCGGACCGGGCGATCCGGGCGTACCGGGCGGACCGAGCAAACCGGGCGGACTGGGCGGACTGAGCGGACTGGGTGGACTGGGCGGAGCATGGACCGGAGAAAAGTGTAGCCACCTATGCGCGAAATGCACGAAATACCCCGAAACAACCGTGAACGCGCCTTGTTGGTCGGCATGGTGCCCTCAAAAGAAAGGGTCGGCGAGATGGAGGAGTCGCTCGACGAACTCGCCCTGCTGGCCGATACCGCGGGCGCGGAGATCGTCGATCGGATGATCCAGGTCCGCAGCGCCATGCATCCGGCGTACTATATCGGAACCGGAAAGGCCCGTTCGATCGCCGAAATGTGCGAGGCGGAAGAAATCGATCTCGTTATTTTTGACGACGACCTCACCCCAGCGCAGGTCAGGAACCTGGACCGCGTGATCGAACGGCGCATTCTGGACCGCAGCGGACTGATACTCGATATTTTCGCCTCGCGGGCGAAGTCGAAGCAGGCCAAGCTGCAGGTTGAACTCGCCCAGTTGCAGTACATGATGCCGCGGCTGACGCGGCAATGGGACCACCTGTCGCGGCAGGAAGGCGGCGTGGCGGCCGGATCGGGTGGCGCCATCGGTGTCCGGGGGCCCGGCGAGACGCAACTGGAGATCGACCGCCGGTTGATACGCGGACGCATTACCCACCTGCGCAGGAACCTAGAGCACGTGGCCGCTTCCTATCACCGGCAGCGACAACGGCGCAGCGACATGTTCTGTATCGCGCTGATCGGGTATACCAATGCCGGCAAGTCAACGATTTTCAATGGCTTCACCGAGGCGGGCACGCTGATCGAGGACAGGCTGTTCGCCACCCTCGACGCGACCACGCGCGTGATCAACGTGACCCCGGGCCAACCTGTTCTGCTTTCGGATACGGTGGGATTCATTCGGAAACTGCCCCACCACCTGATCGCATCCTTCAAAAGCACGCTGACCGAGGTCTACGACGCGGACCTGCTGGTACACGTGGTAGACGGCAGCCATCCCAACCACGCGGAACACATTGTGACGGTGAACCAGGTACTGGCGGAGCTGGGCGTTTCCGATCTCCCGCTGCTGCTGGTCTTCAACAAGACGGATCAGCTGGAGAGCCCGGACGCCCTGGAATTCCTGGAGCTTTCCTATCCCGACGCCATCACGATGTCCGCTCTGGATCCCGGTGACGTGGAGCGTCTGCGCCAGGCGATTTCAGTCAGGGTCGACCGTCATCGCGTGGATGTGGAACTACTGATTCCCTACGAAAACGGACACGCCGTTTCAATGGTATATGAGTCGGGGGAAGTCCTGCACCGGGAGGACGAACCGGAGGGCGTCCGCCTCACGGTACGCATGATGCCGTCCGTTGCCGGCCGTCTCGGCAAGACGCTGGATGCATTTGTCTGCAGATAAGTGGGAATGAGCGCCGCGTTCAGGGATTGCCCTGGGCGCTCCGGGGTTGCCCGGGCATTCAGGGCTTGCCCGGGGCTCAGGGTTTGCCCGGGTCGGTTTCGGGAGCACTGAGAGGTACGGGCAGGTTCGGTTGGCCGAAACCTCCGTGATCCATAATCTGGCTCATGTCGATGAGGAGCAGGTCTTGCCGCCAGTTCGGGTTGAATAGCTCTCCCCGCGCCGAGGAATGCATCATTTCGTACCTGCCGATGTTCCGACGATCACCGAAAACGAAGAAATGACGTCCTCCTTCCGAAGTCCGCGAAGGATCACCCTGGACGCCTTCCGTGTAGTACCATATCTGGTAGGATTTCATGATGTTGTCGGAATCGTGGCGCTCGATTTCCTCCGGCTGTCCGTACCTGATGAAAACCGAGCCCCGGTCGCTTTCCGCCCCGCCCAGTTGATAGTCGGCATAGGAGAACCGTTCGTTGAACACCATCATGGATTCGTTCTCCGGAGTCTCGGGTGTCGGGTCCCGCATGCGCCAGAAAGCGATCAGGAATTCGGTCTTGCCTTCGAGGTCGAGATTGTCGTAAAGGTCGCGTTCCCGCTTGGAGGCGATGATGGCCAGCTGCCTGCGTCCCCGTTTTGCCTGTTCCTCGGTCAGGACCGTGGCGGGCGGCGGTGGCGGCGGTGGCTGGACAATCTCGAAGACGGAGGAACGGGTCGCTTCAGTCCCGGCCCGTGTGTCCCAGACCTTGATATCCAGGGTGTAGATACCTTCCGGGAAGGTCATGTAGTCCAGGACGATCACGTCCAGGCCATCGGATCCCGATACCATCCGGTTCTTCCTGGGAGGAAGTGGAAACGTCATCTCGTTGGCATGACTGGTTACCGAAGGGTAGATGTCGTAGGTCGCCTCGTCGGTCGCCGAATCCGGGGTCAGGTTGTACATCTCGAAATACAGGAACAGGTTTCGCGGCTTGTAGTTGCCGTCTTCAGGCATTTCGATCCATTTTTCAAATATCCGCAAGGGATTGGGCAGCACCAGCAGGCCGTTTTTCGTGAACCGGTTCTGCTCCTGCGCTTGCTGTATGAGCGTGGAGAACTGCAGGTCGCTTACCGAAAGTTCCGGTGCGTCAAGCGGCAGGGCGACAAAAGGTTTCTCGGCTTCGCCAGAGCGCCTGGAATTGAGGTCGGTCACGATGGCCTTCGCCCGGTACGTGCCCGGGGCGACGCCCGCGGCGATCTGTTCCAGTACCACTCTTTCCTCGCCTCTTCGAGTGATGACGACGGGCCGGTCCGTCTGGTATTCCCTTTTATAAACCGACTGGAAGACGGCGTTGTCCTGCTCGTCGATGATGGACAGATCGATCTCAAAGGGGGCGACGTAGACACCGTTATCTTTTTCTTCAAGCGTAAAACCGCTCGGACGGCACAGGAAATAGAACTCCAGGTAGGTCTGTCCTTCCTGTCCCCTGAAACCGCTCACGTCCACGGAAAAATCGATTTCGCCTGTGCTGTTCGCCGGCACGAGGAGGGGGTCGCCTCCGGCGCCGGTGGAGTCCGCTTCCGCCGCTGCGTCGGGATCTGCCTCCGGCACGGCGGGATCCTGTTCCTGTGCGTGAGCGGACCAGGCGATGAGCAGGCAGATCAGGCAGGCTATACGGCTGTAGTGTCGAATCACTTCGGGGTTCTCCGGTTCGGTGTCGTACCGGGTTCCCGATCATCGCGAGAACCCGGCCGCCGGATTTCATGCCGTTTTAAGGATACCGATTGACTTGGGGATCCCGGGATAACAATCTATGATATCCCACGGCCATGAGCGGCTGTGTGCTGAACTGTATACGTAATGTAAGGATTTATGTGGTGACGGGCAACCTGTTTGTCGGTTCAGAGTGGTTCGCTCGGCCCATGTTGCGCGGGAGGGTCCCATGCTGAGGCTCTGGTCGGATCGAACCGTTCCTCCCGGTATCCGTACGGAGTTCGACGACCGGCTGCTCGTCCACGGTTCGGCGGAAGCTTCGCCCGATGATCCGCTGCGGGACCTGCCCGGTGCCCACGCGATCGTCGCCGGCGCCCGACGAAACTACGATGGCGGCTTTCTGGACCGGTATCCGGACGTGAAGGTCATCTGCAGGACGGGAATCGGCATCGACAACATTGTCGTTCCGGATGCCACGGAACGGGGTGTCGCCATCTGCCATACACCGGAAGGCCCCACCGTATCCACCGCGGAAACGGCGATTGCACTGATCCTGTCCACGGTCAAGCAGATCAAGCGAGTTTCC contains these protein-coding regions:
- a CDS encoding BatA domain-containing protein — encoded protein: MTFLNALMLFGLVAVAVPIILHLFHRQRVSTVDFSSVIFIRDHHMQRSRALRLRELLLLLLRTLIILLLVLAFARPVIEGLAGALLGSSVEQRSVFAIVLDNSYSMGAGRYGDTPFNAARAEAERIVDAMQQGDEGLIILTAAPPEAVPPVPTDRTAALAARLAEAEVSESSGDIAGAVRLARRKLSGIVSAHKSIYLLSDLQRSDWGQLAESVTESASEATSESRAPIYLYPFETGAVDNASIDEVSVSEGLLIRNQPERFVATITYRNGLSEGINRTREVRLVMNGLNRDSRQVTAEAGAAGSVQFNVVIDTPGRYSGYVELDEDDVTADNRRYFTLVVPDAFGVTAVGQSESSYFIEQVLKPSGGLVTPVDVQTASGDVLNSDLHDRGVLIVDGGVELTAARLSSLERYVSSGGGVLVFLGKGLDPSAYVNDFFTGVFDCSITERRGTPGSKSSFQRMDQVDFEHPVFRFDGRYAESLSTGEARFYASYAVDAGLGARVIARFMDGTPAVLEGRSGNGRALLVTSDLNTGWSDLALRSAFVPFMHRSVRYLHPSVTVAEGGHLAGEPIVRPVTDLPADTGLYLEYPSGHTESVNARAGRHGITVEVPDTKQPGVYALWDGDTVVQAFAVNPDTRESDLARFTPEEAAGLFGDEEDVVIMNPADTPDVPRDGTFGAAGGYEIWKSLIVFAMALILAEYWLSASRSGRTGRTGRTGRSGRTGRTEQTGRTGRTERTGWTGRSMDRRKV
- the hflX gene encoding GTPase HflX, with product MREMHEIPRNNRERALLVGMVPSKERVGEMEESLDELALLADTAGAEIVDRMIQVRSAMHPAYYIGTGKARSIAEMCEAEEIDLVIFDDDLTPAQVRNLDRVIERRILDRSGLILDIFASRAKSKQAKLQVELAQLQYMMPRLTRQWDHLSRQEGGVAAGSGGAIGVRGPGETQLEIDRRLIRGRITHLRRNLEHVAASYHRQRQRRSDMFCIALIGYTNAGKSTIFNGFTEAGTLIEDRLFATLDATTRVINVTPGQPVLLSDTVGFIRKLPHHLIASFKSTLTEVYDADLLVHVVDGSHPNHAEHIVTVNQVLAELGVSDLPLLLVFNKTDQLESPDALEFLELSYPDAITMSALDPGDVERLRQAISVRVDRHRVDVELLIPYENGHAVSMVYESGEVLHREDEPEGVRLTVRMMPSVAGRLGKTLDAFVCR
- a CDS encoding GWxTD domain-containing protein — its product is MIRHYSRIACLICLLIAWSAHAQEQDPAVPEADPDAAAEADSTGAGGDPLLVPANSTGEIDFSVDVSGFRGQEGQTYLEFYFLCRPSGFTLEEKDNGVYVAPFEIDLSIIDEQDNAVFQSVYKREYQTDRPVVITRRGEERVVLEQIAAGVAPGTYRAKAIVTDLNSRRSGEAEKPFVALPLDAPELSVSDLQFSTLIQQAQEQNRFTKNGLLVLPNPLRIFEKWIEMPEDGNYKPRNLFLYFEMYNLTPDSATDEATYDIYPSVTSHANEMTFPLPPRKNRMVSGSDGLDVIVLDYMTFPEGIYTLDIKVWDTRAGTEATRSSVFEIVQPPPPPPPATVLTEEQAKRGRRQLAIIASKRERDLYDNLDLEGKTEFLIAFWRMRDPTPETPENESMMVFNERFSYADYQLGGAESDRGSVFIRYGQPEEIERHDSDNIMKSYQIWYYTEGVQGDPSRTSEGGRHFFVFGDRRNIGRYEMMHSSARGELFNPNWRQDLLLIDMSQIMDHGGFGQPNLPVPLSAPETDPGKP